The genome window AGCGGGAATCGACGTTTCCGTATATAGCTCCGACGCGGCTTGGCCGTTGCCCTGGCATTTGCGCGAGCGAGAACGGATTGGCTATTGGACGGATTTGGAAACGTTTGAGCGAGGAGGTATCGATTTGATCGATACGCGATTGCTGGAGGGGCGAGAGGGCCTTCTTGGAGATGGAGGGTTTTGGGAGTTGCACGGATTGCGTCCTAATACCTTGCTTGCGCTGCGGGCTGACGATGGGATTGCAGCCGAATGGATAAAGGCCAATGCTAAGGATTGACGATAGAGCCGAGCTTTTCAGCTTTCGCCACGAGGCGATGGCTACGGACTTGGTTGTGGCCATCGGCGGAGTGGACCAGGAGTACGCGCGACAAACGGCGCAAGCGTTTTTCGCCCGCGTGGACGAAGTGGAAGGCAAGCTGAGCCTGTATCAGGAAGGTAGCGACGTGACGCGTATCAACCGTATGCAGAAAGGTGCCGAAACGCGAATTTCCGAAGAGTGCATGGAGTGCTTGGAGCTCGCCATGAGGGCGAGCGCTTTGACGGGGGAACGTTTTCATCCGTTCCTAGGTTTGCAGGCCTTGAAGGTGAAGGGGAAGGTGCCGGCTTATTTGCAGGAGACGGTTCAGGCTGACTCGTCTGGGGGTCGTAACTCGTCAGTGCAAATCGACCCTTCGAGTCGTTATCTCAAGAAATTGGATACAGGTTCGATTTTGGATTTTGGAGGGATCGGCAAAGGTTACGCCTTGGATCAAGGCATGCTGGAGATCGAGGATTGGGAAGTTCCCGTGGTGATGGCCAACTTTGGCGGAAGCACCCTGCTTTTTCGCGCGGAAGAACAAGCGGAACCATGGACAGCAAAGCTCGATGGGATGGAGATTGAACCGTTTCGCAGAGGAGCGTTTTCCAGCTCGGGAACGGGCTTCCAAGGAGAGCACATCGTGAGTCCGGCGGGCAATCCATTGCTTTGGACCCGCAGCTTCGCTCGGGCCGAGTCTGCGGCTTTAGCAGATGCCTTGACGACGGGAGCGATGCTGATGGCCGAAGCGGAATTGGAAGCGCTTTGCGCCGTGGAGCCGGGGCTTGTCTTGGCGGCGACGGGCGAAAGCGGAACCTGGGGCACGCGTCGCTTCTGCGCTTGGAAAGGATAGGATGGACTGCTTCTTGGTTATTCCCTGTTTGAATGAAAGCGAGCGGGTGCCGGTGTTTCTGCAGTCGCTTTGCCAAGCGATCGAGACCAGCGGATTTTCGGTGGGCGTCCAACTGGTGGACGATGGATCGGGAGCGGAAGAAGTGGAGCGGCTGCGGAAGGTAGTCGCCAAGTGTAGGGATCGTTTTCGCTTCGTGACGGAAGTCTACGCCATGCAGAAGAACCGTGGCAAGGGAGCGGCGGTTCGCAGCGGTTGGGCTTTAGCTCCGGATGAAGCAAAGGTATTGGGGTTTGTGGATGCGGACGGATCGGTTTCGGCGAGCGAAACCGTGCGATTGCTCAAAGAAGCGATGAGTGAAGAGGGAGCGTACTTGCTCATGGCGAGTCGGAGGGCTGCGGGCGCGAAGGCGCATCGCTCGCTTTTGAGGAAGTGGGTAGCGGCCGGGTTTGCCTATTTGGTGAAGCGTTCCTACGGTATTGGCGTGATGGATACACAGTGTGGTTGCAAGTTTCTGGATGCGGCTTGGTTCCGCAAGCATGACTGGGAGTTTCGCGAGGAAGGTTTCGGCTTGGACCTGGAATTGATTTTGAAGGCCAAGGCTACGGGGTGCCGTTTGCGGGAAGTGGGGATCGCCTGGCATGAGGAACCCGGCAGCAAGGTGGGGGTAGCCGACGTTTGGACTTTGGGTAAAGCGGTCCTGCAGCGTCGGATTGGCTCCTGAGTTATGGGGCTCGGTAGCGCTCTTCCGTAAAAGGAGTTGCTTCTGCAGCGCGGACGGCGTGGAAGCCGTCCCTCCATTGATCTCGTATTGCCTTCGCGGGGTATTCAAAAATAAACGTCCTAGCCTTGCGGCCAGGACGTCCATTTAGGGGTAGGGTGTTTTTTGTATCTAGTTCCCACGCGGTTAGCGCAGAGACTCGAATTTGTTGTGCCTCACGAAGTAGAGGGCGGCTGCGGTGACGAGCAGGTAAATTGATATTTGGCTGACGGCGGTTCCTGATTCTTGGGTTCCGAGCAGCATTTGGCCATAAGCCAAAGATACGAGGGTTAGGGCGATCAAGGCGAGCACCCATTTTGTCTTTACGCCTAGAAGCAGCAAAAGTCCGAGCAGGATTTCAAGGTAGCCGATGCTGTAGGCGTAGAGTGAGACCAGAAACCCGGGAAGGTCGGTTTTCTCGAACGTCGAAACGATCCAGTTTACGACTCCGTTGTAGTAGGCGCTGAAGCTGTAGTCGCCCTCTTGGTTTTTGAATTTGCCGAGTCCGGCGGTTAGCATGAGCAGGCTGAGGAAGAGTCGAAACGAGATAAAGGCCCAGCTTTCGGCGGACCAGTAGAGAGGAGACCCACTTCGTTGGGCATTCTTTCGTGGCATATGGGATATTTGGGTATGAGGTTCTGTTGAGGGTCGAATGCTCCGCTTCGTGGGGCGGGAACGCGTTCGAGTGGGGAATGTGCTTTGTGGAGGT of Pelagicoccus enzymogenes contains these proteins:
- a CDS encoding FAD:protein FMN transferase — encoded protein: MLRIDDRAELFSFRHEAMATDLVVAIGGVDQEYARQTAQAFFARVDEVEGKLSLYQEGSDVTRINRMQKGAETRISEECMECLELAMRASALTGERFHPFLGLQALKVKGKVPAYLQETVQADSSGGRNSSVQIDPSSRYLKKLDTGSILDFGGIGKGYALDQGMLEIEDWEVPVVMANFGGSTLLFRAEEQAEPWTAKLDGMEIEPFRRGAFSSSGTGFQGEHIVSPAGNPLLWTRSFARAESAALADALTTGAMLMAEAELEALCAVEPGLVLAATGESGTWGTRRFCAWKG
- a CDS encoding glycosyltransferase translates to MDCFLVIPCLNESERVPVFLQSLCQAIETSGFSVGVQLVDDGSGAEEVERLRKVVAKCRDRFRFVTEVYAMQKNRGKGAAVRSGWALAPDEAKVLGFVDADGSVSASETVRLLKEAMSEEGAYLLMASRRAAGAKAHRSLLRKWVAAGFAYLVKRSYGIGVMDTQCGCKFLDAAWFRKHDWEFREEGFGLDLELILKAKATGCRLREVGIAWHEEPGSKVGVADVWTLGKAVLQRRIGS
- a CDS encoding DoxX family membrane protein — encoded protein: MPRKNAQRSGSPLYWSAESWAFISFRLFLSLLMLTAGLGKFKNQEGDYSFSAYYNGVVNWIVSTFEKTDLPGFLVSLYAYSIGYLEILLGLLLLLGVKTKWVLALIALTLVSLAYGQMLLGTQESGTAVSQISIYLLVTAAALYFVRHNKFESLR